Proteins found in one Paralichthys olivaceus isolate ysfri-2021 chromosome 19, ASM2471397v2, whole genome shotgun sequence genomic segment:
- the mrpl19 gene encoding large ribosomal subunit protein bL19m has protein sequence MAACSKGLDRFICSLRLLRNLQLKNERFVSTSVRRGSNDPPKFTPPPRPVIIDKTQSVSSLRKFLSPEFVPPRQRTEPLKFSMERKDMIRRRKVLNIPEFYAGSILAVTMADPHASGKTNRFVGICIQRGGKGLGATFILRNIIDNQGVEICYELYSPRIQKIDVLKLEKRLDDNLMYLRDALTEYSTVDPDMKPVPFSLTGEVPVNKLKVRMRPKPWSKHWERPKFNIQGIRFDACMTPHQMEFVQKWAEPWREYDMLKEYDTSQLEEQILKEVQQEMSK, from the exons ATGGCCGCCTGCAGCAAAGGGCTCGACAGGTTTATCTGCTCTCTGAGGTTGTTGCGGAACCTCCAGCTCAAGAATGAAC GGTTCGTGTCCACGTCCGTGCGTCGTGGGAGCAACGACCCCCCCAAGTTCACTCCTCCACCCAGACCCGTCATCATAGACAAAACTCAGTCCGTGTCCTCTCTGCGGAA GTTCCTCAGCCCTGAGTTCGTCCCCCCGCGACAGAGGACTGAGCCTCTGAAGTTCTCCATGGAGAGAAAAGACATGATCCGCAGGAGGAAGGTGCTCAACATCCCAGAGTTCTACGCGG GGAGTATCCTGGCGGTGACCATGGCCGACCCTCATGCCAGTGGGAAAACAAACCGCTTTGTTGGAATCTGTATCCAGAGAGGTGGGAAAGGCCTGGGAGCCACGTTTATCCTGAGGAACATCATTGATAACCAAG gtGTGGAGATTTGCTACGAGCTGTACAGTCCTCGCATCCAGAAAATCGACGTGCTGAAGCTGGAGAAAAGGCTGGACGACAACCTGATGTATCTGAGAGATGCTCTGACTGAGTACAGCACCGTGGACCCGGACATGAAGCCCGTGCCCTTCTCCCTAACTGGAGAAGTGCCTGTCAACAAG CTCAAAGTGAGGATGCGCCCAAAACCATGGTCGAAACACTGGGAACGGCCGAAGTTCAACATCCAGGGCATCCGCTTCGACGCGTGCATGACCCCGCATCAGATGGAGTTCGTGCAGAAGTGGGCGGAGCCCTGGCGGGAGTACGACATGCTGAAGGAGTACGACACGtcgcagctggaggagcagatcCTCAAAGAGGTGCAGCAGGAGATGAGCAAGTGA